The nucleotide window TGCCAACCCATGAGACACCTTCTGCCATGAATCCACCGCAATTTCGCATAATCTGCCGCGATATTTCCCATATATATCGGATGCCGAATTAATTGCGCACGCTGTAATCCCCCGCCATCTCTAGGTTCTCGCGCGGTCAATGGGATATGTCCCATTTTTTACAAATCATGCGTTTCGCAGAGCGGTTCAGTGTGCCGCGTCGAATTATTTTCCTGACTTAGTAGGGAACCCTCTAAACGCTTTTTCGACTCCCTGAAACTCGCCTGTTCATGCGGGTCCGCGCGAATTTAGAGGGGGGTCATGGAAACGGATGCCAACCCCTGGAAACTCGTGTATTCTCCGAGGTTTATCTTAGTTTTCAACCATTTAGCGCTAAATCGGGGAAACGCGACGGCAACGCGAGGCTATGACCTGGCGGCCAGTCACGAGTGCAAAGGTTGGACGGTAAAAGAGCGATCGTGCGCGAGGCACGAGGGCGTTGATTGGCAAATAAGAACTATGAAAAGCACCATCAGCCGTACCGAACAGGGCAACCGCGTTGCTGCGACGACGATTCTCGTCGCGTGTGCCGCGCTCACCCTCGCGGGGTTTCTCACACGCGCCTTCGAAGGTGCGGTGAACCCGTTGCTCACCTTCTTTCTGGTCTCTGCCGGGGGCATCCTCAATCTATCGACGGCGTGCCTGCTCGGCGTCCAGTATCTCTACAACGGCAAGCGCTACTTCGCCCAGTTCGGCTGTGCGTTTTTGCTGCGCGGCCTGTTCATGTTCACGCAAGGGGTGTTGTTGGCGAATCAGCTCGCCGGCATCTCCACGCACGTCACACGCGCCCCCTTCTGGCTATGGCTGGTGGCCGAAGCAAGCTTCGCTGCCTACGTGATGATCAGTGTGCGCAGTTATTCACGCACGCGCAGCGACCCGCACACACGCCCCGGCTATCGCGATGCGGCGCGCCACGGTGCTACGGTGCTGATCATCTGGCTGACGGTATCGCTCTCGGTAGTGGGTGCGGCCCGCACGCTCGTCACGCCAAAGTTTGCCGGGGGCGTCGACATCGAGACCATGGCACTGGGGGCGCTCTTCGTCGCCTACGTCACGTTGTGGTGGCGTATCGCGGCGGTCACGCGGCTCTCGCACAAGCTCTTCCTGCTGGTGTGGGTAGTCGTCACCATCTCGCTGTGCCAGTTGCTGCTCGCGCTCACGGCGCCAAGCGAGGCGTCGTATCAGTGGTACGCGGCCCGCCTGTTGGCGCTGGCCTCGCCGGGTGTAGCAACACTTGCGCTCGTGTGGGAAATCACGCGCCAGTATCAGTCGCTGGCACTCACAAACACCGATCTCGTCGAGAAGGTGTTCATCGATCCGCTCACACATATCTACAACCGGCGCTATTTCGACAATCGCATCCGTATCGTCGCGGACCGCGTGCAGCAGTACAACACGCCGCTGTCGGTGCTGATCATCGATATCGATCTATTCAAGCAGGTCAACGACCGCTACGGGCACCCGTTCGGCGACACCGTGCTGCAACGCATTGCCAACACGATTCAGCATTGCATTCGCTTGCCGAGCGATTTTGTGGTGCGTCTGGGTGGGGAAGAGTTTGCCGTGGTGCTGCCTGAAATCGACCAGCACGCCGCGTTGCGCGTCGCCGACCGCATTCGCGAATCGGTCAAGCGCGCCAGCACCGATCTGCTGCCGGCCAAGGCCCGTGAAGACGGCGAAGCGATCACCATCAGCGTGGGCATCGCGTCGTGGCATCCGGGCGAACCGTTGGTCATCAGTGCAATGCTGGAGCGTGCCGACAAGGCGCTGTATCAGGCCAAGCACAAGGGCCGCGATCAGAGCGTGCTGGGCCAGTTGGCCGCCTAACGTCGCGTTGGCGGCCCTTTGAGCTCTACGACATTCCCGTCGGGATCAGTGAGATAGCACGACGGCCCTTCGCCGTGTGCGCCGTACCGCTGCACGACTTCCCCGAGCGTCACGCCATGCGAAGCCAGTCCCTGACGGATGGCCTCATCGTCGAACGGTTCGACACGCAGACAGAAGTGATCGAGATTGTGCCCCTCGGCCCCCGGCGCTTCACCGCCCTGCCGGCCGATCGTGCCAGCCACGTCGACGAGATCGATCAACGCGTCGCCCGCACGCAACTGCACGAGCCCGATATCGGCCTGCACCTTCTCGAGTGTGCAGCCCAGCACGTCCACATAGAAGTGCTGTAGCCGCGCCACATCCACGGTGCGCAGCACCACGTGATCGAGTGCGACGAACGGAATCTTCATCGGGCCGCCGCTACCGAACTCTTCGCACTCATGCGCCGTTCATCCGGCACTCACGCCGCGCTCAGCGAATAACGCCGGCGCTTTTCGACCTTGGTCTCGTGGGTCATCTCGCTGCGGCCGTCTTCGAACACCGTCTCCAGCCGCACCGTAAATCCCCACAGACGTGCCACGTGCTTGAGCACCTCTTCGAAACCTTCGTCGAGCGGCTTGCGATCGCTTTGCACGTGCCGCAGCGTGAGCGAGCGGTCGCCGTGCAAATCGACATGCGAGACCTGAATATTCGGCTCCAGCGTACTGAGGTTGTATTGCTGCGCGAGCATCTCGCGAATCTCGCGATAGCCGTTGTCGTTGTGAATGGCCGTCACACGCAGGCGGCTGTCCCGGTCATCGTCGAGTACCGAGAAGAGCTTCAGATCGCGAATGACCTTTGGCGAGAGGAATTGCTGGATGAAGCTCTCGTCCTTGAAGTTGCGCATCGCGAAGTCGAGCGTCTTGATCCAGTCGCTGCCGGCGATATCCGGCGCCCACAGACGATCTTCCTCGGTCGGCTCTTCACACATGCGCCGGATGTCCTGAAACATCGCGAAACCCAGCGCATATGGATTGAGGCCGCTGTAGTACGGGCTATCGAACGATGGTTGATAAACCACGTTCGTGTGCGCGTGCAGAAACTCCATCATGAACGCGTCGTTGACGAGTTTCTCTTTGTAGAGTTGCTGGAGAATCGTGTAATGCCAGAACGTCGCCCAGCCCTCGTTCATCACCTTGGTCTGGCGCTGCGGATAGAAATACTGCGCGAGCTTGCGCACGATGCGAACGATCTCGCGCTGCCACGGCGCAAGCTTAGGCGCGTTCTTCTCGAAGAAGTACAGCAGGTTCTCCTGCGGCTCGCCCGGAAAGGCCGGTTCGTCCGAATCGGTTGGATCGAGCCCGTCGTCTTCGTCGTCATCGTGCAGCACGTGATTGGGCAACGTGCGCCACAGATCGTTGATCTGCAATTGCAGGTAGTTTTCGCGCTCTTTCTGGCGCGCCTGTTCCTGCGCGAGCGACAGACGCTTGGGTCGCTTGTAGCGATCCACGCCGTAGTTCATCAGCGCATGACACGAGTCGAGCAGCAATTCGACCGACTGCTCGCCGTAGCGTTGTTCGCACTCGCTGATGTAATTGCGCGCGAACAGCAGGTAATCGACGATGGCGTCGGCATTCGTCCACGTGCGGAACAGGTAGTTGCCCTTGAAGAACGAGTTATGACCGTAGCTGGCGTGCGCAATGGTGAGCGCCTGCATGGTCATGCTGTTCTCTTCCATCAGATACGCGATACAGGGGCTCGAGTTGATGACGATCTCGTACGCGAGACCCATCTGGCCGCGCTTGTAGCCGCGCTCGGACGACAGGAAGTGCTTGCCGTACGACCAGTGGTGATACCCGATGGGCAACCCCACGGTGGCGTAAGCGTCGAGCATCTGCTCGGCAGTGATGATCTCGATCTGGTTCGGATACGTATCGAGCTTGAAGTTCGCGGCGATGCGCGCGATCTCATGCTCGTAACGTTGAATCAGCTCGAAGGTCCATTCCGATCCGGTCGATATGTAGGCCATGGTCAGGCCGCCTTTTTCTTGAACAAATCGTGCAGCACTGGGTAGATCTCCGCGGCCTCCATGATGCGTTGCATCGCGAAGTTCGAATGCTGCTGCTTGACCGACAGGTACTCGTTCCACAAATTCTGCGGTTCCGCGCTGGCCACTTCGACATACGCGAAGTACTGCACGGCGGGCATGATCGACTGCATCAGAATGTCGCGGCAAATGGGCGAATCGCCGTCCCAGTTGTCGCCGTCCGACACCTGCGCGCCGTAGATATTCCAGTCGCTCGGCGAGTAGCGGTCGGCGATGACTTCCATCATCAACTTGAGCGCGCTCGACACCACCGTGCCGCCCGATTCCCGTGCGTAGAAGAAGTCATCCTCGTTGACTTCCTTCGCCGTGGTGTGGTGCCGGATCAGCACCAGATCGATGCGCTCATAGTTATGCCGCAGGAACATGTAGAGCAGCATGAAGAAGCGCTTGGCGAGATCCTTGCGGCTCTGGTCCATCGAGCCCGACACGTCCATCAGACAGAACATGACGGCCTGCGCCTGCGGACGCGGCTGCATGACACGATTCGAATAGCGCAGGTCGAGCTTCTCAATATACGGAATCGCTTCGACGCGCGTGCGCAAGTGTGTGATCTCGTGCGCGAGTGCGACGGCGCGTGGCGAGGTATCGCCTTCGCGCGCCACGACATCGGCGTACTCGTTCTCGAGTTCGCGCAACTGCTTGCGATACGGTGCGGTGAGCGCGATGCGGCGGCCCAGCGAGCTGCGCATCGTGCGGATGACGTTCAGATTCGACGGTGTACCGTCGATGGAGTAGCCCGCCCGAACCTTGCGAAACTCCGGAATCTGCGCGAGCCGGCGTTTGGCGAGGTCAGGCAGGGCCATGTCCTCGAAGAAGAATTTCAGGAACTCCTCGCGCGAGAGGTTGAAGACGAAATCGTCTTCGCCCTCGCCCGAATCGCTGGCGCGGCTGCCGCCGCCACCGGCGCCCGACGGCGGACGCTCGAAGTTATCGCCCACCACGAACTCGCGGTTGCCGGGATGTACCATCTCCCGCCGCCCGCCGGGCCCGTGGTGGAACAAGGGCTCCGAGATGTCCTTGACCGGGATCGAGACCTGTCCGCTGCCATCGATATCGGTGATCTTGCGCCCAGACACCGCCTTCGCTACCGCGCGCCGAATCTGATCGCGGTAGCGCTTGATAAAGCGTTGCTGGTTGATGGCGCTTTTGTTCTTACCGTTTTGCCGTCTGTCGATGATCGCTGACATAGTGGCCCCGAGTGGTTACGAGGATTTGCGCACGCGCAGGTACCATTCCACGAGCAGGCGAACCTGCTTCGGGGTATAGCCTTTTTCCACCATCCGGTTGACGAAGTTGGCGTGCTTTTCCTGATCCTCTTTGGACGACTTCGCATTGAAGGAGATCACCGGCAGCAAGTCCTCGGTCGTGGAGAACATGCGCTTCTCGATGACGGCCCGCAGCTTCTCGTAACTTGTCCAGAGCGGATTCTTGCCCGCGTTGTTGGCGCGCGCGCGCAGGACAAAATTGACGATCTCGTTGCGGAAATCCTTCGGGTTCGTGATGCCGGCCGGCTTCTCGACTTTCTCCAGTTCATCGTTGAGCGCCGTGCGATCGAGAATTTCGCCGGTGTTCGGATCGCGATACTCCTGATCCTGAATCCAGAGATCCGCGAAATTCACATAACGGTCGAAGATGTTCTGACCGTACTCGGAGTACGACTCCAGATACGCGGTCTGAATTTCCTTGCCGATGAACTCGACGAACGGTGCGGTCAGATACTCCTTGATGTACGAGAGATAGCGCTTCTCGACTTCGCCCGCATACTGCTCGCGCTCGATCTGCTGTTCGAGCACATACAGCATGTGCACCGGGTTGGCCGCGACTTCGGTGTTGTCGAAGTTGAACACCTTCGAGAGCACCTTGAAGGCGAAACGCGTCGACATGCCGGTCATGCCTTCGTCCACCCCGGCGTAGTCGCGATACTCCTGATACGACTTGGCCTTCGGGTCGATGTCCTTGAGGTTCTCGCCGTCGTAGACGCGCACCTTGGAGAAGACGTTGGAATTCTCGGGCTCTTTCAGACGCGTAAGCACGGCGAATTGCGCGAGCATCTTGAGCACATTCGGGGCGCGCGGTGCATTGGCGAGCGAGCTGTTCTTCACGAGCTTCTCGTAGATCTTCACCTCGTCGGTCACGCGCAGGCAGTACGGCACCTTCACGATGTAGATCCGGTCGAGGAAAGCCTCGTTATTGCGGTTGCCCTTGAAGCTCTGCCATTCCGCCTCGTTCGAGTGGGCGAGCACGATGCCGTCGAACGGAATCGCACCGAACCCTTCCGTGCCCTTGTAGTTGCCTTCCTGCGTTGCAGTCAGCAACGGGTGCAGCACCTTGATCGGGGCCTTGAACATTTCGACGAATTCGAGCAGGCCGCGATTGGCCAGACAGAGGCCGCCGGAATACGAGTACGCGTCCGGATCGTCCTGCGGGAATTCTTCGAGCTTGCGGATATCGACCTTGCCGACCAGCGACGAGATGTCCTGATTGTTTTCGTCACCCGGTTCGGTCTTGGCGATGGCGATCTGTTGCAGCACCGACGGACGCAGCTTCACCACGCGGAACTTGGTGATGTCGCCGTTGAATTCGTTCAGGCGCTTGGTCGCCCACGGCGAAGGAATCGTCGTGAGATACCGAATCGGGATACCGAAGTCCTCTTCAAGAATCTTGCCGTCTTCCTCGGGCGAGAACAGGCCCAGAGGTGACTCGTGCACCGGCGATCCCTTCAGGCAGTAGATGGGTACCTCTTCCATCAACACCTTCAGCTTCTCGGCCAGCGACGATTTGCCGCCGCCCGGAGGCCCGAGCAGATACAGGATCTGCTTGCGTTCTTCGAGCCCCTGCGCGGCGTGTTTGAAGAACGAGACGATTTGCTCGATGGTGTCTTCCATGCCGTAAAAGTCACGGAAGGCCGGATAGATCTTGATGATCTTGTTCGAGAAGAGCCGCGAGAGTCGCGGGTCATGATGCGTATCGATGAGCTCGGGCTCACCGATGGCGCGCAGCATTCGTTCGGCCGCCGACGCATACGCGGTCGAGTCCTTCTTACAGATCTCCAGATACTCCTGGATGCTGTACTCCTCTTCCTTGCGTGCGTCGAAACGTGTCGTGTAGTGGCTGAAAATATCCATATGCCTCACCCCCGCTTCATCGGAAAACACCGCAACGCGATGCCCGCTCTGTTGCCTAAGACCCGGATGACTGCGCAATGGTTTCGACCTGGCTCACTGCATGCCGGAGCGACGTTCGCGAAACCTTTCGCACTGTCCCCTCCCTCACATGAACGACTCAAAATCGGTTTAGGTTGACTTTAAACTTGTCACTAGAAAAAGCAACCGTTAACTCATCATATGCACAAACAAAAAAACTGTCGCTAGATATTTTCCGCAGCGCTAAGCATCCTCGATAACCCGCGGCCCATAAGGGTTTCCGAGAAATCTACGCATTGCGCATGCCCGATGAAATACATCAAAATTCGAGCGAATTCTCACGTGCATCGACACGCATTGCGCACTCGGGTTTGCCTGCATTCGCAACACATCGTAATGTGTCGCTAATTATTAAGTAATCCTATTTATTCGATAGCGTTAAACAGGAAATGTCTGCACGCTGCGTGCGATGTTTTTTTGGAAAAAAGAGTGGGCGGCCCGACGACGTCGACGAGAGCGAAGACGTGGGCGCGAGACGAGTAGCGATCCGGCAGAAGCCGCGCGACTGCGCAAGCCGCGAAGGTCACACGCACTGCATGCGCCACTGGCATGAAGTCGTGACCGGAAAGCCGACGACGATCAGATGATTGAACGGGCGAACCTCCTCAGGCAGGGCCGGCATGCCGCGTCGCGCGAAGGTCGCTGCGCCGCATCATGTCGCCGTCTCATCAATGCCTTGCATATTGCCGAACTCTGGAATGAAGCGAACACCATGCCAGTCGATTCAGCGTGAAGTCATGTTACGCCGGTTCGCAAAAACGTGCTGCGGCGATATGTAACCCGTTGTGTCACACCGACGCCCCGCTACCTTGGCCGAATGACGCCCTCGCCATCTTCGACACCGTCCAAGGCCGCGACGTGCCTGACGAATCATGTAATAA belongs to Pandoraea norimbergensis and includes:
- a CDS encoding GGDEF domain-containing protein, with the protein product MKSTISRTEQGNRVAATTILVACAALTLAGFLTRAFEGAVNPLLTFFLVSAGGILNLSTACLLGVQYLYNGKRYFAQFGCAFLLRGLFMFTQGVLLANQLAGISTHVTRAPFWLWLVAEASFAAYVMISVRSYSRTRSDPHTRPGYRDAARHGATVLIIWLTVSLSVVGAARTLVTPKFAGGVDIETMALGALFVAYVTLWWRIAAVTRLSHKLFLLVWVVVTISLCQLLLALTAPSEASYQWYAARLLALASPGVATLALVWEITRQYQSLALTNTDLVEKVFIDPLTHIYNRRYFDNRIRIVADRVQQYNTPLSVLIIDIDLFKQVNDRYGHPFGDTVLQRIANTIQHCIRLPSDFVVRLGGEEFAVVLPEIDQHAALRVADRIRESVKRASTDLLPAKAREDGEAITISVGIASWHPGEPLVISAMLERADKALYQAKHKGRDQSVLGQLAA
- a CDS encoding PrkA family serine protein kinase, encoding MDIFSHYTTRFDARKEEEYSIQEYLEICKKDSTAYASAAERMLRAIGEPELIDTHHDPRLSRLFSNKIIKIYPAFRDFYGMEDTIEQIVSFFKHAAQGLEERKQILYLLGPPGGGKSSLAEKLKVLMEEVPIYCLKGSPVHESPLGLFSPEEDGKILEEDFGIPIRYLTTIPSPWATKRLNEFNGDITKFRVVKLRPSVLQQIAIAKTEPGDENNQDISSLVGKVDIRKLEEFPQDDPDAYSYSGGLCLANRGLLEFVEMFKAPIKVLHPLLTATQEGNYKGTEGFGAIPFDGIVLAHSNEAEWQSFKGNRNNEAFLDRIYIVKVPYCLRVTDEVKIYEKLVKNSSLANAPRAPNVLKMLAQFAVLTRLKEPENSNVFSKVRVYDGENLKDIDPKAKSYQEYRDYAGVDEGMTGMSTRFAFKVLSKVFNFDNTEVAANPVHMLYVLEQQIEREQYAGEVEKRYLSYIKEYLTAPFVEFIGKEIQTAYLESYSEYGQNIFDRYVNFADLWIQDQEYRDPNTGEILDRTALNDELEKVEKPAGITNPKDFRNEIVNFVLRARANNAGKNPLWTSYEKLRAVIEKRMFSTTEDLLPVISFNAKSSKEDQEKHANFVNRMVEKGYTPKQVRLLVEWYLRVRKSS
- a CDS encoding SpoVR family protein, coding for MAYISTGSEWTFELIQRYEHEIARIAANFKLDTYPNQIEIITAEQMLDAYATVGLPIGYHHWSYGKHFLSSERGYKRGQMGLAYEIVINSSPCIAYLMEENSMTMQALTIAHASYGHNSFFKGNYLFRTWTNADAIVDYLLFARNYISECEQRYGEQSVELLLDSCHALMNYGVDRYKRPKRLSLAQEQARQKERENYLQLQINDLWRTLPNHVLHDDDEDDGLDPTDSDEPAFPGEPQENLLYFFEKNAPKLAPWQREIVRIVRKLAQYFYPQRQTKVMNEGWATFWHYTILQQLYKEKLVNDAFMMEFLHAHTNVVYQPSFDSPYYSGLNPYALGFAMFQDIRRMCEEPTEEDRLWAPDIAGSDWIKTLDFAMRNFKDESFIQQFLSPKVIRDLKLFSVLDDDRDSRLRVTAIHNDNGYREIREMLAQQYNLSTLEPNIQVSHVDLHGDRSLTLRHVQSDRKPLDEGFEEVLKHVARLWGFTVRLETVFEDGRSEMTHETKVEKRRRYSLSAA
- a CDS encoding VOC family protein, translated to MKIPFVALDHVVLRTVDVARLQHFYVDVLGCTLEKVQADIGLVQLRAGDALIDLVDVAGTIGRQGGEAPGAEGHNLDHFCLRVEPFDDEAIRQGLASHGVTLGEVVQRYGAHGEGPSCYLTDPDGNVVELKGPPTRR
- a CDS encoding YeaH/YhbH family protein is translated as MSAIIDRRQNGKNKSAINQQRFIKRYRDQIRRAVAKAVSGRKITDIDGSGQVSIPVKDISEPLFHHGPGGRREMVHPGNREFVVGDNFERPPSGAGGGGSRASDSGEGEDDFVFNLSREEFLKFFFEDMALPDLAKRRLAQIPEFRKVRAGYSIDGTPSNLNVIRTMRSSLGRRIALTAPYRKQLRELENEYADVVAREGDTSPRAVALAHEITHLRTRVEAIPYIEKLDLRYSNRVMQPRPQAQAVMFCLMDVSGSMDQSRKDLAKRFFMLLYMFLRHNYERIDLVLIRHHTTAKEVNEDDFFYARESGGTVVSSALKLMMEVIADRYSPSDWNIYGAQVSDGDNWDGDSPICRDILMQSIMPAVQYFAYVEVASAEPQNLWNEYLSVKQQHSNFAMQRIMEAAEIYPVLHDLFKKKAA